The following proteins come from a genomic window of Campylobacter concisus:
- a CDS encoding sensor histidine kinase, protein MHKSFKIQIIATFVIMSLFCFQSFVILNLSQKNSTSKALFGAMKHETIIKNSFLKNENITPSLNYKFAIYDVNFNPIISNLSKQPSNFKFVTLEENGFLFYKSFFIKDKTPYYIVVEKELDNEKNIFLAALMLLVILVAVLFIVYFLYLSSVKPYKEFQKYMNNFFNDAMHELKTPLGVAGMNLEMLGLENKYITRIKNALKQMQITYEDVEYFIKRGYIKFPLERLNLGEYIIERVKFLSSVADVKHIVVKTNLEDDACTMLSRVEAQRIIDNTIINAIKYSPKESEILINLSFENERIKLSVQDFGKGIKDVKKVWKRYVREDEIQGGFGLGLNIVSEICQKHGILYGVDSVYGEGSTFYYKFKRA, encoded by the coding sequence ATGCACAAGAGCTTTAAGATCCAGATCATAGCGACATTTGTCATAATGTCGCTTTTTTGTTTTCAAAGCTTTGTGATCTTAAATTTAAGCCAAAAAAATAGCACTTCAAAAGCTCTTTTTGGTGCGATGAAGCATGAAACTATTATCAAAAATTCGTTTTTAAAAAATGAAAATATAACTCCTTCTTTAAATTATAAATTTGCGATCTATGATGTAAATTTTAATCCAATTATTTCAAATCTCTCCAAGCAGCCAAGCAACTTTAAATTTGTAACACTTGAAGAAAATGGCTTCTTGTTTTATAAAAGCTTTTTTATAAAGGATAAAACGCCTTATTATATTGTCGTTGAAAAAGAGCTTGATAATGAAAAAAACATATTTCTAGCGGCACTTATGCTCCTTGTCATCCTTGTAGCGGTGCTTTTTATCGTATATTTTTTATATCTAAGCAGCGTTAAGCCCTATAAAGAGTTTCAAAAGTATATGAACAACTTCTTTAATGACGCCATGCACGAGCTAAAGACCCCACTTGGCGTAGCTGGCATGAACCTTGAGATGCTTGGACTTGAAAACAAGTATATAACTCGCATCAAAAATGCCCTAAAACAGATGCAAATAACCTACGAAGATGTCGAATACTTCATAAAGCGAGGCTATATAAAATTCCCACTTGAGCGGCTAAATTTAGGCGAATACATAATAGAACGAGTGAAATTTCTCTCAAGCGTGGCTGATGTTAAGCACATCGTGGTAAAGACAAATTTAGAAGACGATGCATGCACTATGCTAAGCAGAGTTGAAGCTCAACGCATCATCGATAACACCATCATAAACGCCATAAAATACAGCCCAAAAGAGAGCGAGATACTAATAAATTTAAGCTTTGAGAATGAGCGCATAAAGCTTAGTGTGCAAGACTTTGGCAAGGGGATAAAGGACGTCAAAAAGGTCTGGAAGCGCTACGTTAGAGAGGATGAAATCCAAGGCGGCTTTGGACTTGGGCTAAATATCGTAAGTGAAATTTGCCAAAAACATGGCATTTTATACGGCGTTGATAGTGTCTACGGCGAGGGCAGCACCTTTTACTATAAATTTAAACGAGCTTAA
- a CDS encoding response regulator transcription factor — protein MKILLLEDDLGFQESVCEFLQTLGYEVTAVSDGQEACDLIEKNFYHLFILDIKVPGVNGHEVIKYIRSLNPNAPIMITTSLVDIGDMAIGYELGCNEYLKKPFELAELKFRVAELMRKYYGTDDKNIVKINDEFSFNLNKRALFKNGKMVDLSAKEVALVECLVSHLNSYVSMEELRDLVWNDKEIEGADIRMHVLKIRNKTTSDFITSKRRIGYKIDAQEL, from the coding sequence TTGAAAATTTTGCTTTTAGAAGATGATTTAGGGTTTCAAGAAAGCGTCTGTGAGTTTTTGCAGACGCTTGGTTATGAAGTTACAGCAGTGAGCGATGGCCAAGAGGCGTGTGATCTGATAGAGAAAAATTTCTATCATCTTTTTATACTTGATATAAAAGTCCCTGGCGTAAATGGACATGAGGTTATCAAGTACATAAGGAGTTTAAATCCAAACGCTCCTATCATGATAACAACATCTTTAGTTGATATAGGCGATATGGCGATTGGCTACGAGCTTGGCTGTAATGAATACCTAAAAAAGCCATTTGAGCTTGCTGAGCTTAAATTTAGAGTAGCTGAGCTTATGAGAAAATACTATGGAACTGACGATAAAAACATAGTAAAGATCAATGACGAGTTTAGCTTTAATCTAAATAAGCGTGCACTATTTAAAAACGGCAAAATGGTCGATCTTAGTGCAAAAGAAGTCGCACTTGTTGAGTGTCTAGTTTCACATCTAAATTCTTACGTCAGCATGGAAGAGCTAAGAGATCTTGTCTGGAATGACAAAGAAATAGAAGGCGCTGATATCAGAATGCATGTTTTAAAGATAAGAAACAAAACAACTAGTGACTTTATCACTTCAAAGAGGCGTATAGGCTACAAGATAGATGCACAAGAGCTTTAA
- the nrfD gene encoding NrfD/PsrC family molybdoenzyme membrane anchor subunit, producing MNNMSGSLAQYTEIYWGWPIAFYLFLAGLSAGASIVAVLISNKFGKDNYYFKAAALIAPVAIILGLALLVLDLGKPLSFYWILLLYNFDSVMSIGVALLLVYTPLSVIYAIGAFKNEIAMLKISLFDALANLASKLSGLLGVLLFILGIGVGAYTGFLLSAAHKIALWNTPVLPLLFLVSGLSCAGAFTLLLGVLKDEKRAQNQTAHFLLKFDFLAIIVEFLLIVALFMVVKGASASGADTVANALSANSLGLMFYIGVIGLGMALPIILDLSVLKAHDFKREFAVINALFVICGVFLLRCYIVYAGQIFI from the coding sequence ATGAATAACATGTCAGGAAGCCTAGCTCAATACACAGAAATTTACTGGGGCTGGCCGATAGCTTTTTATCTATTTTTAGCAGGACTTAGTGCGGGTGCTAGCATCGTTGCTGTGCTCATCTCAAATAAATTTGGCAAGGACAACTACTACTTTAAAGCAGCCGCTCTTATCGCTCCAGTGGCGATCATCCTTGGACTTGCTCTTTTGGTGCTTGATCTTGGTAAGCCGCTTAGCTTTTACTGGATACTCTTGCTTTACAACTTTGACTCAGTTATGTCAATAGGCGTTGCGCTGCTTCTAGTTTATACGCCTCTTAGCGTTATATACGCGATTGGTGCGTTTAAAAATGAGATAGCAATGCTTAAAATTTCACTTTTTGACGCACTTGCAAATTTAGCTAGCAAGCTTTCAGGTTTGCTTGGAGTTTTACTTTTCATCTTAGGCATCGGCGTTGGCGCATATACGGGCTTTTTGTTAAGCGCAGCTCACAAGATCGCACTTTGGAACACGCCAGTTTTGCCACTATTATTCTTAGTTTCTGGCTTAAGCTGTGCTGGTGCTTTTACATTGCTTCTTGGCGTGCTAAAAGATGAAAAGAGAGCACAAAACCAAACTGCACACTTTTTATTAAAATTTGACTTTTTAGCGATAATAGTCGAGTTTTTGCTAATAGTTGCTCTTTTTATGGTTGTAAAAGGTGCAAGTGCAAGTGGTGCAGATACCGTAGCAAACGCACTTAGCGCAAATTCACTTGGGCTGATGTTTTATATCGGCGTCATAGGTCTTGGTATGGCTTTGCCTATCATTTTAGACTTAAGCGTTTTAAAGGCGCATGATTTTAAACGTGAATTTGCCGTGATCAACGCATTATTCGTAATATGTGGCGTCTTTTTGCTAAGGTGTTACATTGTCTATGCGGGGCAAATTTTTATTTAA
- a CDS encoding 4Fe-4S dicluster domain-containing protein: MKKYMMIHDENLCIGCQGCSVACRSANNVPRGLYRLQVHAKMSGTFPNLKTDFLRQSCVMCEDAPCVEVCPTGASFKTADGVTLLDHRICVSCKYCILACPYDARYVLPDGEIGKCTFCYESRLEEGKEPACVSVCPTNALTFGDVNDENSKISKKLKESKYYLPKAELNTKPSLAMIANIKGAHHE, from the coding sequence ATGAAAAAATATATGATGATACATGATGAAAATTTATGCATCGGCTGCCAAGGCTGCTCGGTAGCTTGCAGAAGTGCAAACAACGTGCCAAGGGGACTTTACCGCTTGCAGGTGCATGCAAAGATGAGTGGGACATTTCCAAATTTAAAGACTGACTTTTTACGTCAAAGCTGTGTTATGTGCGAAGATGCACCTTGTGTTGAGGTTTGTCCAACTGGAGCTAGCTTTAAAACTGCTGATGGCGTGACGCTGCTTGATCATAGAATTTGCGTTAGTTGTAAATACTGCATCCTAGCCTGTCCATACGACGCTCGCTACGTCTTACCAGATGGCGAGATAGGCAAATGCACATTTTGCTATGAGAGTAGGCTAGAAGAGGGCAAAGAGCCAGCTTGCGTTAGCGTCTGCCCTACAAATGCCCTAACTTTTGGCGACGTAAATGATGAAAACTCTAAAATTTCAAAGAAACTAAAAGAGAGCAAATACTACTTGCCAAAAGCGGAGTTAAACACAAAACCTTCACTTGCGATGATCGCAAATATAAAAGGAGCACACCATGAATAA
- the phsA gene encoding thiosulfate reductase PhsA, which yields MSLNRREFLKFGAGVSMVASSLPGGALENAAKQDEKYVRSFCEMCSSRCPIEAKVVDNKICFLSGNPKAGGTATSLCARGGSGFSQLYDEHRVKKPLIRVGERGENKWREVSWDEALDYVATKMQDIKQKYGPESFVFTCKSSQTHKLMVNFASAYGSPNCFSHFSCCPITYQMVCEQMYGIAKLKRDFANAKYVVNFGHNLFEGIVIADAKKLAKFAASKDTKLLVLEPRFSVVAAKADEWLPVKPGTDLAFVLALINTWIQNGTYDKEFIEKFTIGFDEIVKSVEGKTPEWQESITGIKASDVRRIADEIYKAAPRVIIDFGHKTTTTRAEYMRTKAIMVANAMMGNWEVKGGLFGGKNAKTFNKLVGEDKFPVLKNPDEKFKVPKVTRLDFAGEAGAHKFVNRKHGVLMDIDNAILNEKPYAIKGWFNIRFNHLINVAETMKSIEAMKKLELIVVSDVYLNDMATFADVILPESSYLERDEGIEDKSGLKPAYMIRNKVVDPVGDTKDGAFIFRELARRMKIDELYTWNDISEFRMQQAGGDVNLLAALEKDGFITWDEPGILFREKGMIDKFIAKYPVAAKFVGENGLMDDMAKLKTKSGKIELYLPDVEAQFAGYGALNDKDMDTFDGHELCLTCGKTPVHTNGHTQAVPFLNDLMSDSPIWINPNTAKKQNLRDGDTVLVKNKFGEQKGKLMVTEGIREDTLFIYHGFGHITPGLKSIDHVGLNTSVLLDPAEGPVAATMVTNVGVSISKA from the coding sequence ATGAGCTTAAATAGACGAGAATTTTTAAAATTCGGTGCTGGAGTTAGTATGGTTGCATCGTCCTTACCGGGTGGTGCTTTAGAAAATGCTGCAAAGCAAGATGAGAAGTACGTCCGTAGCTTTTGCGAGATGTGCTCTTCAAGATGCCCTATCGAAGCAAAGGTCGTTGATAATAAAATTTGCTTCTTAAGCGGTAATCCAAAAGCTGGCGGTACGGCGACTTCGCTTTGTGCAAGAGGTGGCTCTGGTTTTAGTCAGCTTTATGACGAACATAGAGTCAAAAAGCCTTTGATCAGGGTTGGTGAGAGAGGCGAAAATAAATGGCGTGAAGTTAGCTGGGACGAGGCGCTTGATTATGTTGCGACAAAAATGCAAGATATCAAACAAAAATATGGCCCTGAAAGCTTTGTATTTACCTGTAAAAGTTCGCAAACGCACAAGTTGATGGTAAATTTTGCCTCAGCTTATGGCTCGCCAAACTGCTTTTCACACTTTTCATGCTGTCCGATCACCTATCAAATGGTCTGCGAGCAGATGTATGGCATCGCTAAGCTAAAAAGAGACTTTGCAAATGCAAAATACGTTGTAAATTTTGGCCACAACCTCTTTGAGGGTATCGTCATAGCTGATGCTAAAAAGCTTGCTAAATTTGCAGCTAGCAAGGATACAAAGCTACTTGTGCTTGAGCCAAGATTTAGCGTTGTAGCTGCAAAAGCTGATGAGTGGCTACCAGTTAAACCTGGCACTGACCTTGCTTTTGTGCTAGCGCTCATCAACACTTGGATACAAAATGGCACTTACGATAAAGAATTTATTGAGAAATTTACAATCGGCTTTGACGAGATCGTAAAGAGCGTCGAGGGCAAAACACCTGAGTGGCAAGAGAGCATCACAGGCATAAAAGCAAGCGACGTAAGAAGAATAGCTGATGAAATTTACAAAGCTGCTCCAAGAGTTATCATCGACTTTGGTCACAAGACAACCACCACAAGAGCTGAATACATGAGGACAAAAGCCATCATGGTTGCAAATGCGATGATGGGCAACTGGGAGGTTAAGGGCGGTCTTTTTGGTGGCAAAAATGCAAAGACCTTTAACAAGCTAGTTGGCGAGGATAAATTTCCAGTTCTTAAAAACCCAGATGAGAAATTTAAAGTGCCAAAAGTCACTAGACTAGACTTTGCTGGCGAGGCTGGAGCGCATAAATTTGTAAACAGAAAACATGGCGTTTTGATGGATATAGATAACGCTATCTTAAACGAGAAGCCTTATGCCATAAAAGGTTGGTTTAACATCCGCTTTAACCACCTCATAAACGTAGCTGAGACGATGAAGAGCATAGAGGCGATGAAGAAGCTCGAGCTCATCGTAGTAAGCGATGTCTATCTAAACGATATGGCGACCTTTGCTGATGTCATCTTGCCTGAGAGCAGCTACCTAGAGCGCGACGAGGGCATAGAGGACAAGTCAGGTCTAAAACCAGCTTATATGATAAGAAATAAAGTCGTTGATCCAGTTGGTGACACGAAAGATGGGGCATTTATCTTTAGAGAGCTAGCACGCCGCATGAAGATAGATGAGCTTTACACTTGGAATGACATAAGCGAGTTTAGGATGCAGCAAGCTGGCGGAGATGTAAATTTACTTGCCGCACTAGAAAAAGATGGCTTTATCACGTGGGATGAACCGGGAATTTTGTTTAGAGAAAAAGGTATGATAGATAAATTTATCGCTAAATATCCAGTAGCTGCTAAATTTGTAGGAGAAAATGGCCTAATGGACGATATGGCTAAGCTTAAAACAAAAAGCGGCAAGATAGAGCTATATCTGCCTGATGTCGAGGCGCAGTTTGCAGGATATGGCGCGCTAAATGACAAAGATATGGACACATTTGACGGACACGAGCTTTGCTTAACTTGCGGCAAAACGCCTGTCCATACCAACGGCCACACTCAGGCAGTGCCATTTTTAAATGACCTCATGAGTGATAGCCCTATCTGGATCAATCCAAACACAGCTAAAAAGCAAAATTTACGTGACGGCGACACGGTCTTAGTCAAAAATAAATTTGGCGAGCAAAAGGGCAAGCTTATGGTGACTGAGGGCATTAGAGAAGATACGCTCTTTATCTATCACGGCTTTGGACACATCACGCCAGGCCTTAAGAGTATAGATCACGTGGGGCTTAACACAAGCGTGCTTCTTGATCCAGCTGAGGGTCCAGTGGCTGCGACTATGGTTACAAATGTTGGCGTTAGCATAAGTAAAGCGTAA
- a CDS encoding anaerobic C4-dicarboxylate transporter, with protein MDISLILQLIVLFGAIFLGVRLGGMAIGYAGGIGVVVLTLGLGLKAGSIPWDVILIIMSVIAAITAMQVAGGLDYLVQIAEGILRKHPKYINFLAPVVTYLLTVFAGTGHTAFSMIPVITEVAKTQNIKPSAPLSIAVVASQIAITASPVSAAVVFMAGEHALGGLGISYPLLLAIWIPTTFIGCMLTALVINIFYNLDLSSDKEYQRRLKEGLIKDVKIEEKKELPKGAKLSVLIFLVGVISVVLYATAISKNVGWIKPSYVTGYEKIYETKSPDKFNELVAKDIKVKTDSTTNVKYVEDPDKPTKVLVLTRDNAIMSFMLVIATLITLTCGVKVDKLFNTATFKSGMTACVCVLGVAWLGDTFVVNHTDAIKNFAGDFVKDYPFMLAVALFFASMLLYSQAATAKALIPTVIAALGLTAANNGDAYILVASFAAVSALFVLPTYPTLLGAVQMDDTGTTRIGKYIFNHSFFIPGVLAIAFSVALGFLIAPILL; from the coding sequence ATGGATATTTCATTGATATTACAGTTGATCGTGCTCTTTGGCGCGATATTTTTGGGTGTTAGACTAGGCGGTATGGCCATTGGTTATGCTGGTGGCATTGGTGTCGTAGTTTTAACTTTAGGACTTGGATTAAAAGCAGGTAGTATACCTTGGGATGTTATTTTAATCATTATGTCCGTTATAGCTGCTATTACAGCGATGCAAGTAGCTGGTGGCCTTGATTATTTGGTGCAAATAGCCGAAGGGATACTAAGAAAACATCCAAAATATATAAATTTCTTAGCCCCGGTCGTTACTTACTTGCTAACTGTATTTGCTGGTACTGGACACACAGCATTTTCTATGATTCCAGTTATTACCGAAGTTGCAAAGACACAAAATATTAAGCCTAGCGCGCCTCTTAGTATAGCTGTTGTTGCTAGTCAGATAGCTATTACTGCAAGCCCAGTTTCAGCGGCGGTTGTATTTATGGCTGGTGAGCATGCCTTAGGTGGACTTGGTATTAGCTATCCATTACTATTAGCTATCTGGATACCTACAACTTTTATTGGTTGTATGCTAACAGCTCTTGTTATAAATATATTTTATAATCTTGATCTAAGTAGCGATAAAGAGTATCAAAGAAGACTTAAAGAAGGGCTAATCAAAGATGTTAAAATCGAAGAGAAAAAAGAGCTTCCAAAAGGAGCTAAATTATCTGTTTTAATATTCTTAGTTGGCGTTATTTCTGTCGTTTTATATGCTACTGCTATTAGTAAAAACGTAGGCTGGATAAAACCAAGCTATGTAACAGGCTATGAAAAAATTTATGAGACCAAAAGTCCAGATAAATTTAATGAACTAGTCGCAAAAGATATAAAAGTCAAAACTGACTCAACTACTAATGTAAAATATGTAGAAGATCCAGATAAGCCTACAAAGGTGTTGGTATTAACTAGAGATAACGCTATTATGAGCTTTATGCTAGTTATCGCTACTTTAATCACACTAACTTGTGGTGTCAAGGTCGATAAGCTATTTAATACAGCTACATTTAAAAGTGGTATGACTGCGTGCGTCTGCGTGTTAGGTGTAGCGTGGCTTGGAGATACTTTCGTGGTAAATCACACCGATGCGATCAAAAATTTTGCCGGCGATTTTGTTAAAGACTATCCATTTATGCTAGCTGTTGCGCTATTTTTTGCTAGTATGCTTCTTTATTCTCAAGCCGCTACCGCAAAGGCGCTTATTCCTACGGTTATAGCCGCACTTGGCTTAACTGCTGCAAATAACGGTGACGCATATATTTTAGTTGCATCATTTGCTGCAGTTTCAGCATTATTTGTATTGCCAACATATCCGACACTTCTTGGAGCCGTTCAAATGGATGATACTGGAACAACTAGGATAGGTAAATATATATTTAACCACTCCTTTTTTATTCCAGGTGTTTTAGCTATTGCTTTTTCTGTCGCACTTGGATTTTTGATAGCTCCGATACTTTTATAA
- a CDS encoding aspartate ammonia-lyase — translation MATRKEHDFIGELEISDDFYYGIQTFRATENFHMSGRTLKEYPYFVKAFAQIKKAAALANKEVGVLDPKIADTLAKAADRVIAGEFLDQFVVDMVQGGAGTSTNMNANEVITNIALESMGHKKGEYQYIHPNDHTNLGQSTNDTYPSSIKVATYAKLTDLLAAMNLLKDELDKKAKEFKDIIKMGRTELEDAVPTTLGNTFNAFASYIKSDIEKITAARESMTYLNMGATAIGTGINCHPDYKNVVVKKLKDITGVDFKKADDFIAATQDTADFVHVSGALKTAAVRLSKIANDLRLMNSGPRCGLGEINLPQMQPGSSIMPGKVNPVIAEVVGEACYEVIGNDVTIMLCSERGEFELNAFEPGIAYALFNSIFILENAMKTLAEKAVRKLTANPEACLKSVLGSVGIVTAFNPYIGYEKSASIAKEALQTGKAVGDICLERGYLSKEEIDKILEPKNMLNPSMVR, via the coding sequence ATGGCAACCAGAAAAGAACACGATTTTATTGGTGAGTTAGAGATCTCTGACGATTTTTATTATGGTATCCAAACATTTAGAGCTACCGAAAATTTTCACATGAGCGGTAGAACTTTAAAAGAGTATCCATACTTTGTAAAAGCATTTGCACAAATCAAAAAAGCAGCTGCACTTGCAAATAAAGAGGTTGGCGTTTTAGATCCTAAGATCGCTGATACGCTAGCAAAAGCCGCTGATAGAGTAATAGCTGGTGAGTTTTTAGATCAATTTGTGGTTGATATGGTCCAAGGTGGTGCTGGAACAAGTACAAACATGAATGCAAACGAGGTTATTACAAATATCGCACTTGAGAGCATGGGTCATAAAAAAGGTGAGTATCAATACATCCATCCAAACGATCATACAAACCTTGGACAAAGTACAAACGACACTTACCCAAGCTCAATAAAAGTAGCAACTTACGCAAAACTTACTGATTTGCTTGCTGCGATGAATCTACTAAAAGATGAACTTGATAAAAAAGCAAAAGAATTTAAAGATATTATTAAAATGGGTAGAACAGAGCTTGAAGATGCAGTTCCTACAACACTTGGAAATACATTTAATGCATTTGCAAGCTACATTAAAAGCGATATCGAAAAGATCACAGCTGCACGCGAGTCAATGACATATCTAAATATGGGTGCAACTGCGATTGGTACAGGTATTAACTGCCACCCTGATTATAAAAATGTAGTTGTTAAAAAGTTAAAAGATATCACTGGTGTTGATTTTAAAAAGGCTGATGACTTCATCGCAGCTACTCAAGACACTGCAGATTTCGTTCACGTAAGTGGTGCGTTAAAAACTGCAGCTGTTAGACTTTCAAAAATCGCAAATGACCTTCGTTTGATGAATTCAGGCCCAAGATGCGGTCTTGGCGAGATAAATTTACCACAAATGCAACCAGGTAGCTCAATCATGCCAGGCAAAGTAAACCCAGTTATCGCTGAGGTTGTAGGCGAAGCGTGCTATGAAGTAATCGGTAATGATGTAACTATCATGCTTTGCTCAGAAAGAGGCGAATTTGAGCTAAATGCATTTGAGCCAGGCATCGCTTATGCGTTATTTAACTCTATATTTATCCTTGAAAACGCGATGAAAACACTAGCTGAAAAAGCTGTAAGAAAACTAACAGCAAATCCTGAAGCTTGCTTAAAATCAGTTCTAGGCTCAGTTGGTATCGTAACAGCATTTAACCCATATATTGGCTATGAAAAATCTGCAAGTATCGCTAAAGAAGCTTTGCAAACTGGTAAAGCAGTTGGTGATATCTGCCTAGAGAGAGGCTATCTAAGCAAAGAAGAGATCGATAAAATTTTAGAGCCAAAAAATATGCTAAATCCAAGCATGGTTAGGTAG
- a CDS encoding ABC-F family ATP-binding cassette domain-containing protein, whose protein sequence is MLEVRGLTQRFASSLLFEDVNLKLNRHNRYGLIGANGAGKSTFLKILSGAIEPTSGEIIIENGLKVGVLGQDQFAFENFTLKDAVLYGNKRLYDAVKEKEKLYMSEEFTDEINERLSELEMISAEEDPSYEYETRIEKILSSLGLNEFDKLMSEVENSDKVKVLLAQVLFPKPDILFLDEPTNNLDIDAIAWLENELNRHEGTLVVISHDRHFLNRVCTNILDVDFKKIREFSGNYDDWYMAANLIAKQHEMERDKKLKEKEELEKFIARFSANASKAKQATSRAKQLEKLDIAEIAVSSRRDPSILFRANREIGNELIELKNVSKKFDDKVIFENFNFKLEKGDKLAIIGHNGVGKSTLCKIIMGELKPDAGEVHIGATIELGYFAQDTVNKIEGELKLYEYLQDAKNKDIDEIRKCLGRMLFSGAEQEKAVGALSGGEKHRVRLAQLMLHRPNLLVMDEPNNHLDLEAIIALGEAFYNFNGSVICVSHDRELIDAFSNRILHLKGNGEVVDFKGTYEEYRANLGLES, encoded by the coding sequence ATGTTAGAAGTTAGGGGACTTACTCAAAGATTTGCAAGCAGTTTGCTATTTGAGGATGTAAATTTAAAGCTAAATCGTCACAACAGATACGGACTAATCGGCGCAAATGGCGCTGGCAAATCGACATTTTTAAAAATTTTAAGCGGAGCTATCGAGCCAACTAGCGGCGAGATCATCATAGAAAATGGACTAAAAGTTGGTGTGCTTGGGCAAGATCAGTTTGCATTTGAAAATTTCACTCTAAAAGATGCGGTGCTTTATGGCAACAAACGCTTATACGACGCTGTCAAAGAGAAAGAAAAACTTTATATGAGCGAGGAATTTACTGATGAGATAAACGAGCGCTTAAGTGAGCTTGAGATGATAAGTGCCGAGGAGGACCCAAGCTACGAGTACGAGACTAGGATAGAAAAAATTTTAAGCTCGCTTGGGTTAAATGAATTTGATAAACTAATGAGCGAGGTTGAAAACTCAGATAAAGTTAAGGTTTTACTAGCTCAGGTGCTATTTCCAAAGCCAGACATCTTGTTTTTAGACGAGCCGACAAACAACCTTGACATAGACGCGATCGCATGGCTAGAAAACGAGCTAAACCGCCATGAGGGCACACTTGTGGTTATCAGCCACGACAGGCACTTTTTAAATAGAGTTTGCACAAACATTTTGGATGTGGATTTTAAGAAAATTCGCGAGTTTTCAGGCAACTACGACGACTGGTATATGGCTGCAAATTTGATCGCAAAGCAGCATGAGATGGAGCGTGACAAGAAGCTAAAAGAGAAAGAGGAGCTGGAGAAATTTATCGCGAGATTTTCAGCAAATGCGAGCAAGGCAAAGCAGGCGACATCTCGTGCAAAACAGCTTGAAAAGCTCGACATAGCAGAGATCGCAGTATCAAGCAGACGCGATCCTAGCATACTATTTCGTGCAAACCGCGAGATAGGCAATGAGCTAATAGAGCTTAAAAACGTAAGTAAGAAATTTGATGATAAAGTGATATTTGAAAACTTTAACTTTAAGCTCGAAAAGGGCGATAAGCTAGCCATTATCGGCCACAACGGCGTTGGCAAGAGCACGCTTTGTAAGATCATAATGGGCGAGCTAAAGCCTGATGCGGGCGAGGTGCATATAGGTGCGACCATCGAGCTAGGATATTTTGCGCAAGATACGGTAAATAAGATAGAGGGCGAGCTAAAGCTATATGAATATTTGCAAGATGCCAAAAATAAAGACATCGACGAGATCAGAAAGTGCCTTGGCAGGATGCTCTTTAGCGGTGCTGAGCAAGAAAAGGCAGTCGGCGCGCTAAGTGGTGGCGAAAAACACCGAGTAAGGCTAGCTCAGCTTATGCTTCATAGACCAAATTTACTTGTAATGGATGAGCCAAACAACCACCTTGATCTCGAGGCTATCATCGCGCTTGGCGAGGCGTTTTATAACTTTAATGGCTCAGTTATCTGTGTGAGTCATGACAGGGAGCTAATAGACGCTTTTTCAAATAGAATTTTACACCTAAAAGGCAATGGCGAAGTGGTTGATTTTAAAGGTACATATGAAGAGTATAGAGCAAATTTGGGGCTTGAGAGCTAA
- a CDS encoding DUF1287 domain-containing protein, translated as MKKFLLLALFATQIFAFSASKFVNDARSQIGVTLSYDPSYERLAYPMGDVDIKKGVCTDVVVRALRHQEMDLQRLIFEDMSINFVSYPKKWGLKKADKNIDHRRVLNIATYLKRKGFEVSDDKFLPGDIVTWMLPRNLPHIGVISDKFEGQTPLVIHNIGSGVQEENILYNYKITGHFRLK; from the coding sequence ATGAAGAAATTTCTACTTTTGGCTCTTTTTGCCACACAAATTTTTGCCTTTTCGGCGAGTAAATTTGTAAATGATGCTAGGTCGCAGATCGGTGTGACGCTAAGTTACGATCCAAGTTACGAAAGACTTGCCTATCCTATGGGCGACGTGGATATCAAAAAGGGCGTTTGCACCGACGTTGTGGTAAGGGCGCTACGTCATCAAGAGATGGATCTGCAAAGACTCATTTTTGAAGATATGAGTATAAATTTCGTAAGCTATCCTAAAAAATGGGGACTTAAAAAGGCTGATAAAAATATCGATCACAGGCGTGTTTTAAACATCGCTACCTATCTAAAAAGAAAAGGTTTCGAGGTGAGTGATGATAAATTTCTGCCAGGGGATATCGTCACATGGATGCTACCAAGAAATCTACCTCACATCGGCGTGATCTCAGATAAATTTGAAGGCCAAACGCCGCTTGTCATCCACAATATCGGCTCTGGCGTGCAAGAAGAAAATATACTTTATAACTACAAGATCACGGGACATTTTAGACTAAAGTAG